The Phytohabitans houttuyneae genome has a segment encoding these proteins:
- a CDS encoding CDP-alcohol phosphatidyltransferase family protein, with product MSVQGAQASRVLTIPNAISFVRLLGVPLFLYLLLGPEYDVAAVVVLAVGGTTDWVDGYVARRLDQVSRLGELLDPAVDRLYILATLLAFTVREVVPWQFTAALLARELVLIASLAVLRRYGYGPPPVHYVGKTATFIILAAFPVLLLAHASDGAAPVAFPIGWGLAWWGLVLYWVAAAFYVVQTAQLVRAKAATR from the coding sequence GTGTCGGTTCAGGGCGCCCAGGCTTCCCGGGTCCTCACCATTCCGAACGCGATCAGCTTCGTGCGGCTGCTCGGCGTCCCCCTCTTCCTCTATCTCCTGCTCGGCCCGGAGTACGACGTGGCCGCGGTGGTCGTCCTCGCCGTCGGGGGCACCACCGACTGGGTCGACGGGTACGTGGCGCGCCGCCTCGACCAGGTCAGCCGCCTCGGCGAGCTGCTCGACCCCGCCGTCGACCGGCTGTACATCCTGGCCACGCTGCTCGCGTTCACGGTGCGCGAGGTGGTGCCGTGGCAGTTCACCGCCGCGCTGCTCGCCCGCGAGCTGGTGCTGATCGCGAGCCTCGCGGTGCTCCGGCGGTACGGGTACGGCCCGCCGCCCGTGCACTACGTGGGCAAGACGGCCACGTTCATCATCCTGGCCGCGTTTCCGGTGCTGCTGCTGGCGCACGCCTCCGACGGGGCGGCGCCGGTCGCGTTCCCGATCGGGTGGGGCCTCGCCTGGTGGGGGCTCGTCCTCTACTGGGTGGCCGCGGCGTTCTACGTCGTGCAGACCGCCCAGCTCGTCCGCGCGAAGGCGGCCACGCGGTGA